A stretch of Eleutherodactylus coqui strain aEleCoq1 chromosome 2, aEleCoq1.hap1, whole genome shotgun sequence DNA encodes these proteins:
- the LOC136610431 gene encoding olfactory receptor 1500-like, with amino-acid sequence MNYENQRISEANNLTAVTEFFLLGFQVSHNLRILLFSLFLVVYCGTICGNLLIITLVSTSKTLHTPMYFFISQLSISDILVITDMVPNMLHVQMNNGGTITFTGCLIQLYFLSSSEIFECFLLTVMSYDRYVAICNPLRYTSIMTNTCCVILTIICWLPGFSITLFYTITIAKLNFCGPNIIDHLFCDLLPLLELACSETFSVHLQIYVLGIPIIIIPTAIIVVSYTYIIITVLSIPSITGRQKAFSTCSSHLIVVSIFYWTIFSIYFIPKKSQTLSRSKILSLLYTVFTPLINPLIYSLRNKDIRKSVQERLTKSFICGNCS; translated from the coding sequence GCAAACAATCTGACTGCGGTCACAGAATTTTTCCTCTTAGGATTTCAAGTGAGCCATAATTTAAGAATTTTGCTATTTTCTCTTTTCCTGGTGGTTTACTGTGGGACAATATGTGGGAACCTCCTGATCATCACCCTGGTGTCCACCAGCAAGACCCTCCAcactccaatgtacttcttcatctCACAACTGTCCATCAGTGACATCTTGGTGATCACAGATATGGTCCCCAACATGCTTCATGTGCAAATGAATAATGGAGGGACGATTACTTTTACGGGTTGTCTGATTCAGCTTTATTTCCTTAGCAGCTCAGAAATATTTGAATGTTTTCTTCTCACAGTGATGTCTTATGACAGATATGTGGCCATCTGTAATCCTCTCCGGTACACTTCCATCATGACAAATACATGTTGTGTGATATTGACCATCATCTGTTGGTTGCCTGGGTTTTCCATCACTTTGTTTTACACCATAACTATAGCAAAGCTAAACTTTTGTGGACCAAATATTATTGACCATTTATTCTGTGACCTTCTCCCCTTACTAGAACTTGCATGCTCTGAAACCTTCAGTGTCCACTTGCAGATTTATGTATTAGGCATTCCAATTATAATAATCCCAACCGCAATCATTGTAGTGTCTTATACTTATATTATTATAACAGTCCTAAGTATTCCATCCATCACTGGTAGACagaaagccttctccacctgtagCTCCCACCTCATTGTGGTCTCCATATTCTACTGGACTATTTTCAGCATTTATTTTATTCCCAAAAAAAGTCAAACTCTCTCCAGGAGTAAAATCCTATCCCTGCTATATACTGTGTTTACTCCTTTGATCAACCCCCTTATATACAGTCTGAGAAATAAAGACATTAGAAAATCCGTACAGGAAAGACTTACTAAATCTTTTATATGTGGTAATTGTTCATAA